AATGGTCAATTATTTGGGGAGCTTTgattggccgatttccgtaaaaaagcACGGTATTGGCATATGCATTTTAATATCGATCACCTTCACTGATCAGCTCCACCCCCATTGCAgcagccagcctatagcgaccgtgTCTCGCCCTTCACGCATTTGGGGGGCTgccacttggcagggtgtggtgagttttcgcggCTCGCAAACAGATCAGTTGGAcggcggctaattagccaaaatgCGGACACGTGCCTGTATGTGCGTGTGGCAATCAGAGATCTAAGGTGGATAGGCCGAAAAGTTGTTGGATTCGTCAGAATGGATGACCGGCCGTCATCGGCGGAggaggaaaccgggtttgccgactgcctggggtcctgctggagcgccgtGAAGCTGCTCTTGCATTCAAAGTCTctttaaagaaggcgcctgatcctctacGTTTCAGCAGTGCTTTTGAAAACGTAAGTCAAATAGTTTTTATCTAAATTTTATGGTTTCCCTTTCATATCAAACAgcccagtggtcaccaacgtggtgcccgcaggcaccagggaGTACCCCACGACCACATCAGGCACCTGCAAGCCTAATTTTCaatcaggttttcagttaataatctgagaacactagaaagaaatgaatcctgaaatacaaactatgagttgtgaataccagcattttgttaatgttctggtgaAACAAGCATACTCGGTTTGTTtaggttgaaataagctatgataataaatgttacaaaaatgagtagcttttggccattttcattttgtaaaagtagctctcacaagaaaaaacgttggtgacccctgagccaatagtacatttaaaaatgtacacttgtgTGATCGGTGtcagccgatttcactcatggatgttCAGTATCGGTAGCATAAAAACCTTATCGGGGCATCCCTAGCTGGAGTCTGTCCCAGcagactttggccgagaggcagtgtacaccctggacttgtcgcctAGAGTACCAAAAGTGGTAAATTTGATAGTGTTCTACTAATGTGGTTTTGAGCGTTGGCATAAGTTGGAAGAATGCCAATTCATTGAACATAAAATAAGAATGCAAATCGTTACCCCTGACCTCTCCTTTTGAACAAGAAGTCACTTAACACTATTTCATGGTGTCTGTTTTTGTCAATGTAATTGACTTCTTCCTAAATGCACTAAGCAGTACATGCTATTCCGGACACTAACAGTGTCAGGATAAAACACTCCTAATCCAAATTTAAGACCAgtttaaaaattgcaagaatttctattttgcgctgttggatcttaagaaatgggactgagacaaaaacaaatttgagtaagcaatacattgcaaacaaccattaaactgaaataatgTGACCATAGCTCAACAAACCCGAAACCCACcaccaaaaatggaaataaaattttccccaaaaaaagGAAGtaagtagctgcaccattcttgttcatcactttaaaaattggtttgggaatgcttgatggcagtgtttccaggaggctagtgggaatgttgctacaggtagtgaagatggcttcaacagagggcatccactgtctgatGTCCATTTGtgtaaacttcctttgccatccatccccgaATGTTCTaattattcctctggaagaagtcctttgtcaggcaggcattgtaaACAGTAGCATTGTCCTGtagaaaaacccagtcatttccacacagatgagggccttcggtcatgagggatggcccctgcaacatctctacATTGCCATCTGCCGTGTGACGCCCCTgaaccacctgaagctccattacTCCATTTAAGGAAAAAGCATCCCAGATaaccctccactgtgccatgtgggaGACATCCCTGATGGGATCGCCTTGTCATGCCAATAGCGTTGGAAGCCTTCAGGACTGTcacggttacatttttttctcattagagaataaaagtttcttccacctttcaatgtcctatgttcggtgctctcatgcaaattccaaacaggcagaacgatttttgtttttaaaacccttCGCTTACGATGCCGTcttgatggttattggactgcactcagcaccagtaacaaccttcatttggtccAAGGATCATCctttgtcttgatggacagccaattggatcctctgtCTCAGGgcctgtgaattttttttttttgttcccacttgtttttgttgtgtcgTAACTTTCAGGATCTTTAGAGAAGTTTAAAACGACTGTCTTACatactttaatggttgtttgcaataaattaggttctcaaattttttttttttccctcccatttcttgtttttgcattttgaaattcTACTTAGACTCTCCTTacaatccaacagtgcaaagtgCAATGTatgaattcttgcaatttttcaaatggtcttaaaattttgataatGAGTGTATGTACACAATACATGCGAGTGCAAAGTCTTATCTTTACCTTGATCTGCCTCTTCATGGTGATGCAGAAGAGCATGATGAAGTACATTACAAGTATGGGCCAGAACACTGGCACATTGAAGGCatcaaaaaatgtgcaaatcatGGCAATGACGATGCCTTTTGTGGCCGAATGCCTGTCAAGAAAATAGGTCATTAAAACACAATGTACTGTAACCCCAATTCCAACtcatatttttaatgttgttaatTCGTATAAAACACTCAGATTGTTAAGCACAGGTATTGTGTGAGGGCAGCCAAGTCAGACTAAGCATAGAACATTAAATAAACCTTCATTGGAAAAAACTGGAATGGAGGAATTGTTACGCATACAATCAAAGGTTTCAGGACTGGATACTATTGTATCCACTGTATGCTGGCTGATGCAAAACACTGCTCCTGCTTTGCTATACATGGTCACATTCTATTTGCATAGAAAAATGGTCATGTGGGACAGGTTAAATGTACAGTggaatacaaatgtaaatacagatacagattCTGAAAAATGATTCAATTTTCATAAGTTCATAAGAACAGATTCATCAACCAGATATTTTGGATTTATATTCAAATACTACATCTCTAAAGAAAGAATATAGTTATTAATCAATCTGTGGATGAGACTGACATATGCGCTCAGTATGAGGCGGACTCACCAGAATTTGAACtcaggcaacctcctgataaAGGGACGGAACTCTTCATTCTGCTTCGTAGGAAGGGCGGGGCCCTcgtctatgaagaagacaggGTGATGGAAGAAGACAGGGTGATGAAGTGGATAATCAATGGAACGGAGCTTCAGACATACACTTATGACttgaacaaataaaataatgtctaGTCATCAGAAGTAGCACTGTTTAGTGAACAAACGCTAATGTTCGAAATTAGAACTATCATATCATTACCATAATATCATTATAAATACCAGATCTCTTTGCTTTACAAACATAATGACCTGTAACATGGCTGTAAccataaataaatgattcaaTTTATGGGAGTGTACTTGCCTTCGTCAAGCAGTGAAGGATCCACCTTTGGCGATAGAAAAGCAATGAACAGGTTGAGATGATATATCCCCAAGGCATATGTTACTATATACCAACCCTGAAAAGCAGTGCAAGATCAAATTAACAGCTTTTTTCAGCTTTGTCAGTAACCATGACATAAATGTGAACACATACAGGCAAGCAGAACTGCAGGGCAGATGGACTTGTATGAGAGTGCGGTAGAATCTACAGACACggtttaaatgaaatgaaagcggCATAATTGTAATAGGGGATGCAGAAGTGATAGGATGCCATAACAGCAGCCTTATTTCAATTGGACAGTGTTTATCCGTTGAACGCCATTCATTCATTGAAGGCTTTTCTTGATAAAAAGGATGTTTTATAACTCCACCAAAGATGCATTATATCTAAATTTTAAATCAACCACCAATTTGGCTAGCCGCACAATGCTACCATATCTATAAATAATTCTACAACAAATCTAGGCACAACCACCAGCCAAAAGACTAATAAGCCACAATAGTTATAGCACACTCATGCCAATAATTTACAACGAAAGAGAAATTTATCAATTTAAATCCAATACGTATCACTTTAATTTTATCTGTTGGCTTAAGCAAATCCTAATCACATAAATATACTCTCCCCTTCTCCATCAAACATCACCTGCAGTATGTACACTCTGATCATGTATACAGCAGTGAGTAGAAGCGTGGCACCCCATCGTACTGCAGAGTAAGGCGTCGACTTGTCAAGCCATGACTGATAGATCTGTTCCAcagaagacaaaacaaaaaacgcaaGGCACCATTAGAATGAAATATAACCTTTGAGCCAGTAGCTTTGCATCAAGAATACAGCTAACAAATGGCACCTTTAGATCGTTTCATTCTTTAAAAAAGACAAGTTTATGATAGATGCTCATGTTACCTGTCCGATCCGAGTAAAAAAAGTAGCAACTATATATGGTTTTCCATGGATTGACTCTCCAACGCTGTCCCCTTCTGACATTCTACaagaaaagatgaaaaaagggCAATGATATTCTTATGCAATTAAAAGGTGCTATCCACTAGGCATTGTCCGGTTACCGGTGTCAAGGTATACcacagtatgaaaaagtcacggtttcaaaataATTGTTCGTCATACTGTTCCTGCGATATGatagaaagtggaggtccagcgcggccATTACATgtaaatactttgtcacgtcctgtgttattccttgcaGTCGGAAATGGGCTttaatgtgttgaaaccacaggcagGCGtctgctgtgttgccaaaagtcaggCATAGATAGCACCTTAGCACTGAGCGGCACCAGTATGGCCGCGCTGTCGTCGCAACTGTCAGTGGACACATTACTCACAGAGGGTCACcgaatgtggagatgtgattcagaaggAGACAAGagtcgaggataagtggtataaaccgtTTGCTCTCCGCTGAAGAAGCAACCACCACTTACCAACATCTCAGTTGCTAACAGTCACATGACCCAGAAACAGAAGATTGTGGAAAAgcgtgacctgcacattcaccactaTTAAATAATCTAACatgatgagtttttttttaatcaattatttatgttgtgccATCCTTGAGAcattgattgcatttatttgcattttgattAGTTTTTgttactaagaaaatatttattgacaactgcattttatttatgtattatttatttagaaagactTCAGCTattgttttcttatttattttaaatacatatgttccactttcattgtggtctatgtttaaaaatgactgttttgactctattttcttttctcttccataaagatatttcaaaataacacattttacagcTTTAGTTATAATACCTTTAAACCGTAATATGTTTGCCCAAGCTTATCATACTGTCCGAAtttcataccggcccatgcctccACCTTGGTTTGCTGCTGTATGGGGGGGGGTGCTAACCAATTTTTTAAGCTAAGTGAGTTTAGATaaaatcaaagccaaacatgcctgtcaagttgttttattaaaataaatacgtaacatgggggtgtttttttcttattttaaagcttcatgcaagatgcacttaaaaaaaatctaaaaacagCCTCtgaaataaagtaggccattctctttttgaaataaatataaacaatttcaaaatataatctttttataacaaacctttagctatgctcaaatcctcagctaataacaaaagaacaaaaatatgaAGGGGTGCCCAGTTAAAgaggaaatttaaaaatcagcaactcaaaaatactttaaactttggttttgatatcgtgcttaaagtaaatactgatatttaaaaaaatagcgatatatcgcccagccctacagCAAAtggcaatttggcaaagttaagctgctaatgttagctatcattgaatgtatagcctaccataatcacacaatgactccaaattgttagttgcttctctgagactgcttacGTGCACGCGCCACATACATTTACATGAATACCTGACAGCGGTGAGTGAAAGCCATGAATGCCAACCAATTCAGGGTCAGacaataattactttttaaaaatgtttgactaagtttaacttcaaattatgacaaatacagcatagacatttatttgtgtaATCTATTCATTTAAACCACTATTGATAACATATGCTTGTTGGTGTgtggtgttcttatatattttgtttaaaaaaaaaaaaaaaaagctgaaggaGGACAGCACATTTATCACCGCGATATGATGGTACAAATTTTCAACTAGAATTAagtatttcatgttatgacttGTTACACTATGACAAGTTACGCGGAGTACTTCCATAATACTGAACATATGTAATACAATTGCACACATGACCTGGGTAGgcgtatatataaaaaattatCCAAGGATAATAGAGATCACAACATTGTTGTAGTCTTTCAACTGTCATGAGGTGAGCTCGTGTAATTTATTTACTAAGAATAGTTGGAACTGTCGACAAGATTAAAGCGGTGAACAGAATAGCCATAAGAATCCATCATTAGATTTTCTTTAgctatacagtatttgaaaaTACTTTCGTTTTGTAGTAAGCCAAGTCAACTGTGACATACTTCATGAATCCCAATCAATATATTCCGAGAAGATAAACTGGCTAGGATTATGTTTATCTTAATTTACCACTAAAACCAAATATTCATGAAACCACACTCATGCAACATGAGCTAATTAACTGCAGACACAGAAGAGCTACTCTCAAAAGCTAACGTTAGCGTATGGAATGGAGCATGCTATCCcagccctgtaagaaatgatTCAGAAACTATTCTATAGTGATACTTAACGAAGCgagagaaacacacaaaaaacatatacattAATTGTTAAAAAATTGGTAATTTGTCCTATTACTCACATTAGCTTGAAAAGGGAGCACTGCAAATAGCTAACCACCCATCTAAATGCACATCGACCTCCGGCCTAAATTGCCAGTTGTATGGGTGATGTAGTTTTTAAAGCTTTGCTTTCCTAGTCGGCAGTGCGTTAGCTTCAAATAAAGAACTGCATTTCCCATTTCCGATGCATGTTGGTCACTATATAACACGTCATTGGGATTGTAGTTCCCTGCACATTATTTCAGTTTCAATACATGTACATAATGTTAATATTGAACTACAATAACCAGCTACACCGACGATATGTGACAACTCACTTCCGGAAAATAGTACTACGATGGCAACGTATTTGCCGCTAGATGGCTAGCTAGCCAATTAAAAATCACTCCATTATTTAGTTGCCACCTTGGTAATGCATGTAGTTtccgataaaaaaaataatcatcgtGTCTTGTATATAACCCGCGCCTCTGTCTTAACAAACGGTATGAAAATGATCAAAGTCAGTATTATCTCACCTGATACAGCCGCTGTGTCACTACCCGGCTCTACCTAGCTAGTCACATTAGCCACACTGGTTCGAAGCGTACACGTCAGTACTTCCGCAAAGCCTCGATGGTATGCAGACCAAAGAAGTAGAACACCAACAACGGTGTTGTAATCGAGTGCACGTCGATTTACTATTTCAGACTCACACGAACGGAAGCAATGTTCATCTATTTGCTATACCGCCTGTCCACAATTGTGTTGCGGGTATGTTGCTATTGTAGCTTTCTTTGGGCTAGAGTGGTACACTCTTGACTGGTCGTGGAAGCAATGTAATTTCAGTAAATTAAATGATTATAAAATTATTAAGTCATTATTTCCTCTGATTTATTCAATACCAATTTTAATGGCATtcgaaaaacagcaataattagtAAACATTTTTGTGGTGTG
Above is a genomic segment from Dunckerocampus dactyliophorus isolate RoL2022-P2 chromosome 1, RoL_Ddac_1.1, whole genome shotgun sequence containing:
- the rer1 gene encoding protein RER1 isoform X3 — protein: MSEGDSVGESIHGKPYIVATFFTRIGQIYQSWLDKSTPYSAVRWGATLLLTAVYMIRVYILQVDPSLLDEDEGPALPTKQNEEFRPFIRRLPEFKFWHSATKGIVIAMICTFFDAFNVPVFWPILVMYFIMLFCITMKRQIKHMIKYRYLPFTHGKRTYKGKEDTGKPFAS
- the rer1 gene encoding protein RER1 isoform X1, which translates into the protein MSEGDSVGESIHGKPYIVATFFTRIGQIYQSWLDKSTPYSAVRWGATLLLTAVYMIRVYILQGWYIVTYALGIYHLNLFIAFLSPKVDPSLLDEDEGPALPTKQNEEFRPFIRRLPEFKFWHSATKGIVIAMICTFFDAFNVPVFWPILVMYFIMLFCITMKRQIKHMIKYRYLPFTHGKRTYKGKEDTGKPFAS
- the rer1 gene encoding protein RER1 isoform X2, yielding MSEGDSVGESIHGKPYIVATFFTRIGQIYQSWLDKSTPYSAVRWGATLLLTAVYMIRVYILQGWYIVTYALGIYHLNLFIAFLSPKVDPSLLDEDEGPALPTKQNEEFRPFIRRLPEFKFWHSATKGIVIAMICTFFDAFNVPVFWPILVMYFIMLFCITMKRQIKHMIKYRYLPFTHGKRTYKEDT